ttttttttttttaattgttcagtTCCCTTCTTGAAATATTGTTACCATAGGATTCACCAAACAATGTATAATTGAAGTTCACTTTAGGAgcctatagtttttttttgccACAGTGTTTATCAGATCAGATAActagagtttttatttatttttaaaattatggttGATTGTGCGTTAGGCTAGCTCATTTACTTAAAGGTGAATTAAGCCACCTTATTGCCTAAAGTTACTTTTTCTCTCACATGTCAACAAATAAGCTGGCAAAACGCACATGTTTGCCTAAATTCTTTTGGTTGGCTCTCTTGTTTATGATATTTTCAAGAAATGATTGTTCTATTGGTTTAAGTCAAATCTGTTTTCAGGCTACCGTATTGTGTATAATGCTAATCAAATTATTGTGATTACTGCTCTTGCTTCTTGCTGTCTTGCATTTAATCAGACTCCTGAGCACAATCGTGTCGGGAatgtttttaacaacttgctgaAGCAGATTGGGAATCCTGTTGATTTCGAACTTCCAGATTGGTTTAATAAATGGAAGCCAATGCCATACACCTTTATAAGGCGAAGTATCCTTTTAAAATGCAGTTTCAGTTATGTAACCATATTATAGTTGTAAGATATTATGTGAAACTTATTTGAGCTTCTCATAGTAGGTTTGCTGCTGACCCTGATTAGTGGGATCAAGGCTTGATTGAGTTATAGCAAGTTTAGCATTGGTAcaattttagtcatttttattGTCATATCTTTAAACCTTCATTTATTATCTCATATATCCCATTAATTAGACTTGTCTTACATTGATTTAGCTGATTTGAGTCTGTGGTATATTGGCTGACACATCAGTTTTTGATTTATAGTTTAATATACTCTGAAGTGTTTTGTTCTCTCTCCCCCTCCCTCTCTCAAAATCTTTCTATAGCTTCCTTTTGTTGATATTGACAAATTTAAGATATATATCTCACAAAGAGAATTAAAAGACGCCTTGAGGACGATGGAATATTCTGTTCCTGTAGCCCATCACCTGGATCTTCTGGCGTGTGTGGTAGAGATTGCCATTGTGGGTAAGGAATGTCTTTGGAATTATGGTTGCTTTACCTTGTATGTCTTGAAATAGGTCCGTTAACAATTTAAATTGGTCGCCTATCCCTTATCAAGTCACAGTATGCAACTTGCCCTTGGTTGAGTTAGAAACACTTTGATACTAATCCAAATCACTCTAGCAGTGCTATGGTGAATCAACCAAGAAAGCAAGTTCCATTGTAGTCAAAGGTGAGGCAAGGCGCCACTTAGGTGCCTTAAATGCTCTGAGGCGACTTAAAGGCTCTAAGGCAAGGCGCCTTTAGAGCCTAGGCGAGCAAGGCAACTGCCTTAAGCCATGAAAAAGGTGCTAAGGGCGAGAgtcttgtttatttatttattttaataaatttatttatggaaaaagttaatggatgccctaagggcattggtttaagaaataattttagaaaacttctatgggaaaagaaaaaaaaaaaatatatttgcagCTTTTCATATTTCTgttaaaaatttcttaaattggtttattaacaattaccctAAGGGCACCCATTAACAtgactctttatttatttatagagaaGGTTGTTGTAAAACCTAGTATtagattattaatttaaattatcatGTTATAAAATCTATTGTTAGATAAATTAATTTACAAGAGTTTGCTGTAAAACTTATTGttagattaattaatttatagtaGAAGCTTGTTGTAAAGCCTATTGTTGGAATAACTAATAGAGCCTAAACTATGTTAATCCTATTTCGAAATCATTTGATAGACTTAATTTCTTAATGCAACACATTTAGAAACACTTCATCATCATATTTCAATACATTAGGTACATATGATTTAAGTTCTATATgtgtaataaatatatttagaaTTTGGCGCCTTGCTTTACTCAGGCTGGCGCCTTGCTGTCGCCTCACACCTTGGGCGATACAAGGCCTTGGCACCTTAAGGCTGCCTCTCACCTTTGACTACCTTGCCAAGTTCCCAATTAATGCATAAGCAAATTATTGTTAATGGATTTTACTCATTCACAGGGCATCCCATATTTATCAGTCATACATGTCCTTGACTCCACGTGTAATACAAATACATGTATGACTGCATAATTTGTTGcgttttttttattcattttgggCCAAGCAATAGGATTAGATCAAATTGGTGCATATatgaatgtaatttttttaactgaatattaagatttttaatCATATCAAAAGCTAATACCAGAAAAAGCTATTGTCCAACGTATTTGAATCAAATCACATCCATGATTTGTTCATTAACTCAAACAATGGTGTCTTGGgttgttaaaaaaatgtaataggaaagtaatatttttctttgtcatCTTCGTTATACTCTTGTCTTACAAGTATTTTTAAACCATCTGGATTTGATTACCTGTTTCAAAAGGAGGTGGTTTCTGTAATGGGCAAaatgtgatttgaaatttaccTCAACTGTTGTTACATCTGACCACAAGATTCTCAATTAACAAAAAGGATTCCCGTGCATAATTTGACAGTTTATTCCTATAGGATGCTTCTGTCTAGCTGTTCTTCTGGCTGTAAATGTGGGAGTTCATGCCTCAACAAACCATTTCAGCACCGAcctgtgaagaagatgaaactGGTGAAGGTATACTTCTCATTGAGGTTTTTATTTGAATTGACTTGCATCCTGTGcagcaaggtttttttttttcattcttaccCTTATTTATTGTtagattttataataaaataagaaaaatattacaaaGATGGGGAATGGAGATACTGTAAAGGACAAAAGGAGGTACAAATGCTACAGTCTATGAGTAAAAACAACCAAGCATTAGAAATGGCATACTAATGTGATAGTTTATGCTGTATGTAGtccccccccaccccaaccaccacaaattttcaacaaaGTTTAGCAACCAGCAGTTAGCAGATTTCGTTGAGAGTTCATGCCCCTTTcaattgattttatattttgttttggcattCTCATCTCTTGTACATAGGatcacttgaaatttttttgttgcagCATGTACATGcacataaaaataacaatttattttatgatgTTGCTTGCTTGCAGACTGAAAAATGTGGCTCTGGAATTGTGGCGGATGAAGATATCAAGCATGGAGAATTTGTAATAGAGTATGTGGGAGAAGGTGACCTCTTCAATCATTATTTATGCCATCTCTATCTGgctttttgtattgttttggaTGCTGATTAAATGATGCTGTTTAATGCAGTTATTGATGACAAGACATGTGAGGAAAGGCTTTGGAATATGAAACACCGTGGAGAGACAAACTTTTACTTGTGTGAAATTAATCGAGATATGGTAATTGATGCCACATACAAGGGAAACAAGTCAAGATATATAAACCATAGCTGTTGTCCCAATACCGAGATGCAGAAATGGTTATCCACTGATCCTTAATGCCAATTTTGTAGTTgtaatgttttttatttgttcttatatttattgttttgttccctttttttcAAGGATAATTGATGGGGAAACAAGAATTGGCATATTTGCAACTCGTGACATAAAAAAGGGCGAGCATCTGACCTATGATTATCAGTATGAGCCTTTGCATAACTCTTAGATGCGTCCTTTCACTTCAATACATATGCCATAAATTCATGTGATTTTGTGTTCTTGTACTAAAGTCTAACAAATTTAGCAGGTTTGTTCAATTTGGTGCAGATCAAGATTGCCATTGTGGTGCTGCTGGCTGCAGGCGGAAGCTGGGGGTTAGACCTACCAAGCCTAAGATGTCTTCGGATGCTGCATTAAAGCTAGTGGCATACCAGGTGGCTGTGTCATCTCCTAAACTGAAAGCAATTCTGTCTGGAGAAGATGTATGTATAGGTGGCTGTTTGATAATATGATATTGTCAAGATATGACTTAGAAACTTCAATCTCATTTTCCATTTTATCTCGTGTTTTTAGTTTGATCATTCCTAGAGCCTTTtagctcaactggcacctcTTCGTGTTTCCAAGGGGGATGTCTAGGGTTCAAATCACCCCTCCCCCCATTGCTGTaaatgagccaaaaaaaaacaaaaaaaaacaataataataattgtctTGCTTGTTGAGTGTGGCTATATCTCTCTACAAAGAGTATGCAAATATTTTTAACATCCTAAATACTAATCATGGAATTGGTGTTTGGGGAATGCTTAGGGTTGTATTTGAAacaccaaaattttttattcctccATGAAATTGACATTTAGGTTTGTGAGTATCTGGCTTAGTGTATGGATCAGGGATTTGGTTTAGTAACTTTAGTTATGATCAGTAAGAAGTAAAACAGTAAGTACAATTCCAAGTACTTAGTTTTAGGTTTTGATAATCCAGCATTTTTACAACTTAGCCATtaaaaagctctctctctctctctctctctctctctctctctctgtatttatttatttggttagaaattagaatacaatGCATTTTGGTTTTATAAGTTTCTAGCAGCATCAATGGCTTATTAAGTTATTTTCTGTGTAATACATGcttaaatttgaatttctatCAAACATGGActaattattgggtttttgtttggaAAGGTTTATCAGAATGGAGGTTTACATGTAGGTAATGAATTTTTTCCTTCATATGTAGTTGTCTTCTAATATATCAACTGCATTTAAAATTGTAATGATTCCTATGATTGTTTTATTCAGAGCTCTTACTTGTTTATCATACTTTTTAACTTTCTCATTCAGGGAGTTCGCATGTTAGTGAGCAACAAAGAACATGCTCCCGTAATTGTATTGGTGAAGTTATCATGATAACTCGCCCCATGAACAAAAGGTATTTGCAGAATGTCTGCTCCTTTCCTAGTATTCTGCATTTTGCAAGTGTTGTTTTAATTACAATgtaaagaaaactaaatttgaaAAACTGCAATAGCCATAATTCTTTTagtacttatttattttaagtggtGTGCCTGGTATGCCTTTTCTCAGTTTCCCATTTCCCAACTGGAGCCTTTTACTACCCACCCATTCACTTGTGGGCACCTCTCTCTCAGCCTTGGTCATATAGGCTGGTTACACTTTTGCTAGAAAAATttaggcgaaaaacacattttagtccctacattttcaggcgattcccattttagtccctaaattttatttttaccgcttttagtccctatcctgaaaaacaattccattttagtccctgccgttacatcagaaacggcTATTGCAGACGTGGCAAACggcaaagttaaataataataaactaatgtccacgtggcctaaattaataataaaaaatatttttaatgccacgtcagcatctaaattaaaaaaattaacttattgattttaactaaataaaaaaaattaaaaacagaattaaaaattaaaaatcttatgaattgagatctaagtgtgtcttgaacaagaacaacaagaacacaaacccagatccaagaacacaaacccagaaattattaaaaaaaaaaaaaaaaactaatcaaacccagaaattcCGATCTCAAAGCCAGAAAGTACaacatttgaaaattgaaacgcTTCTAGTGGCACAAACCGCAGTATCAGTAAACTAAATCACTACTAGGATTTTATGTGAAGTTTCAAAAACAATCCTCATTACTTTCAAAAGCAAACTATCTAAataaacaacacaacacaacacaaatagaaaaatagaagcTTCCAACTGCGAACCAATAGAATAAAACTTACGATGCATAATATATGGTGGGTGctgcctttttcttttgattcttgttGTTTGCTGCAGATTGAGTTGGGTCCAAATTTAAGAACTAAATTCTCACTCTCTTTAAAACCCTAGCACATTAAGGCTATAACTTTCAAAATCAATCTTGAAAATCGTTGCTGTACCTGAAGGTTCCACTTCTGGAACAAATCCACCACCGTGAGCGAGAGGATCGGTGAAAGCCTCGGGATTGGGCTTGGAGTGAGTGAGATTGGTGAACTGGTTCTTCAATTTACAGCTCTGCTACCAAGCGAGAGTGGAGCAGAGAAGCGAGAGCGATTTTCCGATACCGGTCGGGGACTCAAGGAGCGCGTGATAGTGGTTCTCTCTGGGCTCGATCTAGAGTCGAGATGACCCGACCCATGAACGCGAGCTGTGACCCGTACGGCTGGTACGGGAATTCGACTTGGATGCCTCCTTGAAGCACTGTACGAACCCATAGCCTCCATAGGTGAGATCAGCGAGGTGGGTAGGCGAGATCGGCGAGGTGGGCACGCGAGATCGGCGAGGTGGGCACTCGACTCCATAGCCTCCGACCCCATACCTCACCGATCTCGCCTGCCCAGCGCCGATCTCTCAtctccctttcatttttttctttcttcctccactcCTCACCGATCTCACttgagttttttctttcttttgccgATCTCGCctgagtttttcttttgtggctgtgggttgattttcttggcctgggttgttgtgggttttaatgttttatttttgtggttgtggttggctTTGAGATCGGAATTTCtggtttgattagttttttttttttttaataatttctgggtttgtgttcttggatctgggtttgtgttcttgttcaagacacacttagatctcaattcataagatttttaatttttaattctgtttttaattttttttatttagttaaaatcaataaattaatttttttaatttagatgctgacgtggcattaaaaaatattttttattattaatttaggccacgtggacattagtttattattatttaactttgccGTTTGCCACGTCTGCAATAgccgtttctgatgtaacggcagggactaaaatggaattgtttttcaggatag
The Quercus lobata isolate SW786 chromosome 10, ValleyOak3.0 Primary Assembly, whole genome shotgun sequence DNA segment above includes these coding regions:
- the LOC115963866 gene encoding histone-lysine N-methyltransferase ASHH3-like isoform X4 → MEYSVPVAHHLDLLACVVEIAIVVYSYRMLLSSCSSGCKCGSSCLNKPFQHRPVKKMKLVKTEKCGSGIVADEDIKHGEFVIEYVGEVIDDKTCEERLWNMKHRGETNFYLCEINRDMVIDATYKGNKSRYINHSCCPNTEMQKWIIDGETRIGIFATRDIKKGEHLTYDYQFVQFGADQDCHCGAAGCRRKLGVRPTKPKMSSDAALKLVAYQVAVSSPKLKAILSGEDVYQNGGLHVGSSHVSEQQRTCSRNCIGEVIMITRPMNKRSFGIIKRFDKFSRKHSIMFEDGAIEFLDMTKEDWELVTL
- the LOC115963866 gene encoding histone-lysine N-methyltransferase ASHH3-like isoform X3, which codes for MPATKKIGNPVDFELPDWFNKWKPMPYTFIRRNIYLTKRIKRRLEDDGIFCSCSPSPGSSGVCGRDCHCGMLLSSCSSGCKCGSSCLNKPFQHRPVKKMKLVKTEKCGSGIVADEDIKHGEFVIEYVGEVIDDKTCEERLWNMKHRGETNFYLCEINRDMVIDATYKGNKSRYINHSCCPNTEMQKWIIDGETRIGIFATRDIKKGEHLTYDYQFVQFGADQDCHCGAAGCRRKLGVRPTKPKMSSDAALKLVAYQVAVSSPKLKAILSGEDVYQNGGLHVGSSHVSEQQRTCSRNCIGEVIMITRPMNKRSFGIIKRFDKFSRKHSIMFEDGAIEFLDMTKEDWELVTL
- the LOC115963866 gene encoding histone-lysine N-methyltransferase ASHH3-like isoform X2; this encodes MPATKKTPEHNRVGNVFNNLLKQIGNPVDFELPDWFNKWKPMPYTFIRRNIYLTKRIKRRLEDDGIFCSCSPSPGSSGVCGRDCHCGMLLSSCSSGCKCGSSCLNKPFQHRPVKKMKLVKTEKCGSGIVADEDIKHGEFVIEYVGEVIDDKTCEERLWNMKHRGETNFYLCEINRDMVIDATYKGNKSRYINHSCCPNTEMQKWIIDGETRIGIFATRDIKKGEHLTYDYQFVQFGADQDCHCGAAGCRRKLGVRPTKPKMSSDAALKLVAYQVYQNGGLHVGSSHVSEQQRTCSRNCIGEVIMITRPMNKRSFGIIKRFDKFSRKHSIMFEDGAIEFLDMTKEDWELVTL
- the LOC115963866 gene encoding histone-lysine N-methyltransferase ASHH3-like isoform X1, translated to MPATKKTPEHNRVGNVFNNLLKQIGNPVDFELPDWFNKWKPMPYTFIRRNIYLTKRIKRRLEDDGIFCSCSPSPGSSGVCGRDCHCGMLLSSCSSGCKCGSSCLNKPFQHRPVKKMKLVKTEKCGSGIVADEDIKHGEFVIEYVGEVIDDKTCEERLWNMKHRGETNFYLCEINRDMVIDATYKGNKSRYINHSCCPNTEMQKWIIDGETRIGIFATRDIKKGEHLTYDYQFVQFGADQDCHCGAAGCRRKLGVRPTKPKMSSDAALKLVAYQVAVSSPKLKAILSGEDVYQNGGLHVGSSHVSEQQRTCSRNCIGEVIMITRPMNKRSFGIIKRFDKFSRKHSIMFEDGAIEFLDMTKEDWELVTL